The following is a genomic window from Chitinophaga caseinilytica.
GGGCAGCAGCAGGAAGAAAAGCAGGAAAATCCCCAGATAGGTAAAGAGTTTGGCGCTGCCATCCGTTCCATCCCGGCCGAGCAGCAGCCTTGTAAATGTGGTGAGATAGGGTTGCGCATATACTTTCAGTTCCGTGAAATCGCGGTAAGGCATCGGCACACGCTTCATAACGTTGTCGAATTCCGCTTTTACCGCAGGTATTTCGGCCTTGCTTTTGGCCATCATGATAGCCAGGTAGGTACCGTTATAGTTTTTGTTGGCCAGCTCCTGCTGGGAAAGCGTCCACGGCAGGTACATATTTCCATATGCGAAGAGCTGTGTGATGGGGACGCTTTTTACGACGCCGATCACCTTATATTGCTGGTTGTCGGTTTCCAGCATTTTTCCTACAGCGGAAACGCCTTCGCCGAAATACTTATCGCGCGTGCCTTCCGTGATCACGGCCACGCGCTCGCCGGCGTCGATCTGGGCTTGGTTGTAGGCTTTCCCTTCGAGGAAATTGAATTGCATCACCTGCCAGAACCCTGCGTTGGTATACTTGATGTCGATCACCAGTTTCCGGTTGTTGACGTAGGTATTAGTGGGGTTGAAGAAGGACGAGATGGCTACGGCTTCGGGCGTTTTCATGGGCGCCACGTAAGTCTGGAGAAAGTGATAGCTAAAGGGGCTCGTATTCATACCCTGTTTTTCGGGATTGCTCATTGCCATCTGCAGGGAATACAGGTTCCTGTCGCGGTGCACGTCGGGGTAGGAGCTGCTCACCAGGTGGTCAGACACGGCCGTGAGCACCATCAGGATGGTAAGGGAAAAGCTGATGCCGAAAAGCGAGATGAACGTGAAGAACTTCCTGCGCTTCAGTACGGCTATGGCGATTTTGAAATAGTTTATAAGCATGGGTAGCGGATTAAGGGATTTACTGTACCTGGGCGCCGTCGAACAGGCGAACGAGCCGGTGGGTTTTACGGGCCATTTGTTCGTCGTGCGTCACCATCACGATGGTGGTGCCGTCTTCCTTGTTGAGGCGCAGGAGGATGTCCATCACTTCGTTGCCCATGGCGCTGTCGAGGTTGCCGGTG
Proteins encoded in this region:
- a CDS encoding ABC transporter permease, which codes for MLINYFKIAIAVLKRRKFFTFISLFGISFSLTILMVLTAVSDHLVSSSYPDVHRDRNLYSLQMAMSNPEKQGMNTSPFSYHFLQTYVAPMKTPEAVAISSFFNPTNTYVNNRKLVIDIKYTNAGFWQVMQFNFLEGKAYNQAQIDAGERVAVITEGTRDKYFGEGVSAVGKMLETDNQQYKVIGVVKSVPITQLFAYGNMYLPWTLSQQELANKNYNGTYLAIMMAKSKAEIPAVKAEFDNVMKRVPMPYRDFTELKVYAQPYLTTFTRLLLGRDGTDGSAKLFTYLGIFLLFFLLLPTLNLVNLNLSRILERASEIGVRKAFGASSGTLVVQFIVENIILTLIGGVIGIALSLIVIALLNQAELFAHVRLSLNLTVLAVSLVICVFFGCLSGAYPAWRMSRMQIAKALKTV